A window of the Schlesneria paludicola DSM 18645 genome harbors these coding sequences:
- a CDS encoding aldolase/citrate lyase family protein, producing the protein MKTAALTKFRRKLAEDQPVFGMWITLESPSVTEIAVGLGLDWVVIDAEHGHLDWKEIVEHLRATVRSDTVALVRIAENNVGLIKRALDIGADGVVVPWIETAEQLRQAVAYSHYPTDGVRGIGGERATCWGQCLVEHTAEANENVLVVPIVETVRGIRDVPLMCQVDGVEVMFFGPADLSSSAGHRGQWEGPGVAEQILQAKDAIRRSGRHCGLLATSQENLRERQSHGFRMIGLGMDTGLLVRSIRSSLVAVGRDRAIQASFVPTASTVPAAPLTRPPESMRPDRDELMNPVGSGPRVEIARGVNFECLVGRHNSARNLTTGIVTLTPGAVLPYHTHTFTESITLLSGSVTIDVEGRSYAMKKLDNAVIPPGVAHAARNSSMTEAAVLHIAMATDTPARTLVDRFFTRRSMPDDATGIPGAERVNRFATAKRGVAGPNTEFIDCFNEDLMPGIEMSGGYGLFQPGGRLPAHVHDFDESICIISGTAMCIVEGRRYAMSDCSTALQPRGRVHYFINESKGPMEMLWVYAGPRPERIIVDERCATVEGNPWK; encoded by the coding sequence ATGAAAACCGCCGCCTTGACCAAATTTCGCCGCAAGCTGGCCGAGGATCAACCGGTCTTCGGCATGTGGATCACGTTGGAATCGCCCAGCGTCACCGAGATTGCGGTGGGCCTGGGGCTCGATTGGGTCGTGATTGACGCGGAACACGGGCACCTCGACTGGAAAGAAATTGTCGAGCATCTGCGGGCGACGGTTCGAAGCGACACCGTCGCGCTGGTCCGCATTGCCGAAAACAACGTGGGATTGATCAAGCGAGCCCTGGATATTGGCGCTGACGGCGTTGTCGTCCCATGGATTGAAACCGCCGAACAGCTTCGACAGGCCGTGGCGTACTCGCACTATCCCACGGACGGGGTTCGAGGAATCGGTGGCGAACGTGCGACCTGCTGGGGGCAATGTCTGGTCGAACACACTGCCGAAGCCAACGAAAATGTGCTCGTGGTTCCGATCGTGGAAACCGTTCGCGGCATTCGCGACGTGCCGTTGATGTGTCAGGTCGACGGCGTCGAGGTGATGTTCTTCGGTCCAGCCGACCTTTCCTCGAGCGCCGGGCATCGCGGCCAGTGGGAAGGGCCTGGTGTCGCGGAACAGATTCTCCAGGCCAAAGACGCGATTCGCCGCTCGGGGCGACACTGCGGATTACTCGCAACCAGTCAGGAAAACCTGCGCGAACGTCAATCGCATGGGTTTCGAATGATCGGTCTGGGGATGGACACCGGGCTACTGGTCCGATCGATCCGTTCGTCTCTGGTGGCAGTTGGACGCGATCGCGCGATCCAGGCGTCGTTTGTCCCAACGGCGTCCACGGTGCCTGCAGCCCCGCTCACCCGTCCCCCCGAATCGATGCGTCCCGACCGCGACGAACTGATGAATCCGGTGGGCAGCGGGCCACGTGTCGAAATTGCGCGCGGAGTGAATTTTGAGTGTCTGGTCGGACGCCATAACAGCGCGCGCAATTTGACGACGGGCATCGTCACGTTGACGCCTGGCGCCGTCTTGCCCTATCACACGCACACCTTCACCGAGTCGATCACACTGCTGAGCGGATCGGTCACGATTGACGTGGAAGGCCGTTCCTACGCAATGAAGAAGCTGGACAACGCCGTCATTCCGCCGGGCGTGGCACACGCCGCTCGAAATAGCTCGATGACCGAAGCGGCCGTGCTTCATATCGCGATGGCTACGGACACCCCCGCGCGAACCCTCGTGGATCGGTTTTTCACGCGCCGGTCGATGCCCGATGATGCGACCGGGATTCCCGGTGCGGAACGCGTCAATCGGTTCGCAACGGCCAAACGAGGCGTTGCGGGGCCGAATACGGAATTCATCGACTGCTTCAACGAAGATCTGATGCCGGGCATCGAAATGAGCGGCGGATACGGACTGTTTCAACCGGGCGGACGCCTTCCCGCGCACGTTCATGATTTCGATGAATCGATCTGCATCATCTCGGGTACGGCGATGTGCATCGTGGAAGGTCGGCGATATGCGATGAGCGATTGTTCGACAGCCCTGCAGCCACGCGGACGCGTCCACTACTTCATCAACGAGTCAAAAGGCCCTATGGAAATGCTCTGGGTCTACGCCGGCCCTCGTCCAGAGCGGATCATCGTCGACGAACGTTGCGCGACGGTTGAAGGAAATCCATGGAAATGA
- the rsmD gene encoding 16S rRNA (guanine(966)-N(2))-methyltransferase RsmD produces MRIIAGQFRRRTLLTNPGQTTRPIIDRAKVMLFDHIRHRMPGSKVLDIYSGTGSLGFEALSRGAKSVVFCEQDHRAHELLVKNVASLKVEDRTLCWRVDCLRCSFKAQGGEWYPYDIVFFDPPYVMIEKELHPGTLLYRSVDRLTRPELTSDDALLVVRTPKEAKFIMPLAWETTQVLTIASMDIHLMRKRLDLISTPVAEEPADE; encoded by the coding sequence ATGCGAATCATTGCCGGACAGTTTCGTCGACGAACATTGCTGACCAATCCTGGTCAAACGACTCGTCCGATTATCGATCGCGCCAAGGTGATGTTGTTTGATCACATCCGTCATCGGATGCCGGGCAGCAAGGTGCTCGACATCTATTCCGGAACAGGCTCGCTTGGCTTTGAAGCCCTGAGCCGTGGTGCGAAAAGTGTCGTATTCTGCGAGCAGGACCATCGCGCCCACGAATTACTCGTGAAGAACGTTGCGAGCTTAAAGGTCGAGGATCGAACGCTGTGCTGGCGCGTTGACTGTCTGCGGTGCTCGTTCAAGGCCCAGGGCGGCGAATGGTATCCGTACGACATTGTCTTTTTCGATCCCCCGTACGTGATGATCGAAAAGGAACTGCATCCCGGCACCCTGCTGTATCGATCGGTGGATCGTTTGACGCGTCCGGAATTGACCAGTGATGACGCCCTGCTGGTCGTGCGCACGCCCAAAGAGGCCAAATTCATCATGCCGCTTGCCTGGGAAACGACGCAAGTACTGACCATCGCCAGCATGGACATCCATCTAATGCGAAAGCGACTCGACCTGATCTCGACACCCGTGGCTGAAGAGCCCGCGGACGAGTAA
- a CDS encoding phosphatase PAP2 family protein — protein MDAVIGGESLNHGERSRLKPGWLVPGLLLVASACSLLIDVPLATVFAAKQLPEGIDRPLREMLEICEAFGHGFGASLILITVVVLDPRQKRCLGWMIAGSLGAGLMANCVKLLVRRTRPRDFNWSATSVWDTFVRDYNESGAMQSFPSSHTALAVGLAVVLTSAYPRGRWLFVAMAILVGMQRIVSSAHFPSDVFAGAAVGWIVGKASVSMMRPRSE, from the coding sequence ATGGATGCTGTTATCGGGGGCGAATCATTGAATCACGGTGAGCGATCCCGACTGAAGCCGGGCTGGCTGGTGCCGGGTCTGCTGCTGGTGGCAAGTGCCTGTTCGTTGCTCATTGATGTGCCGCTTGCGACTGTGTTTGCCGCAAAGCAGTTGCCGGAAGGAATCGACCGTCCGTTGCGCGAGATGCTGGAGATCTGCGAGGCATTCGGGCACGGATTTGGTGCTTCGCTTATTCTGATTACGGTTGTCGTATTGGACCCGCGTCAGAAGCGATGTCTCGGTTGGATGATTGCCGGCTCGCTGGGGGCCGGACTGATGGCGAACTGTGTCAAACTGCTCGTTCGCAGGACCAGGCCACGCGATTTCAACTGGTCTGCGACATCGGTCTGGGACACGTTCGTCCGTGATTACAACGAGAGTGGGGCGATGCAGAGCTTTCCCTCGTCCCATACCGCACTGGCCGTGGGGTTGGCCGTGGTTCTGACATCGGCCTACCCGCGTGGTCGCTGGTTGTTCGTCGCGATGGCAATCCTGGTTGGAATGCAGCGGATTGTTTCGTCCGCACATTTTCCCAGTGATGTTTTTGCCGGTGCAGCAGTTGGATGGATCGTCGGTAAAGCCAGTGTCTCGATGATGCGGCCTCGCTCGGAGTAA
- a CDS encoding vWA domain-containing protein, whose protein sequence is MNWIEFWSRKKMLGGIEHRPGMGANSQSERRGAVIPLVAVFVVVLIAMAALSIDVAYIQLVRTQLKAATDAAAKAGTSALVQGKADAEATAAAIAMASLNKVAGKPLSISASDIVLGQSIQQADRTWAFVAGLKPSQAVQVTSILSNASTNGSVPLLFGPILGTKTYSTSNTSVASAFACEVCLVMDRSHSMCFDQTGTQFSYPPPIYTNINQGIKTPPVTGSRWLALQAAVSSFCEILSAANAPPRVAVVTWADTIGTNTTEYSLTGQTSPAVTVDLGLTSTMSAVSAAVRARSTNVMLGATNMSAGMDQGTAILTASNVRPYAKKVMILMTDGQWNSGRDPVVAASDALAKNITIHCICFLKNSDQTTTQRIASMTGGQFYYASDAASLTAAFQKLAYSLPVVLTK, encoded by the coding sequence ATGAACTGGATTGAATTTTGGAGTCGGAAAAAAATGCTCGGTGGAATTGAGCATCGCCCTGGAATGGGGGCGAACTCACAATCTGAACGACGCGGCGCCGTCATTCCGCTGGTTGCCGTCTTTGTCGTGGTGCTGATCGCGATGGCCGCGCTGTCAATCGACGTGGCCTACATTCAACTCGTCCGAACGCAATTGAAAGCGGCGACGGATGCCGCCGCCAAGGCGGGAACATCCGCACTGGTGCAGGGGAAAGCGGACGCGGAGGCCACCGCTGCGGCCATCGCCATGGCATCGCTGAACAAAGTTGCCGGAAAACCGCTCTCCATCTCTGCCTCGGACATCGTGCTGGGACAGTCGATTCAGCAGGCCGATCGAACCTGGGCCTTCGTCGCGGGATTGAAGCCCTCGCAGGCCGTGCAGGTCACATCAATCCTGTCGAACGCCAGTACAAACGGCAGCGTCCCGCTGCTATTCGGCCCGATCCTGGGCACGAAAACGTATTCGACGTCAAACACGTCCGTTGCGTCGGCATTTGCCTGCGAAGTTTGCCTGGTCATGGATCGATCGCACTCCATGTGCTTTGACCAGACTGGAACCCAATTCAGTTATCCGCCGCCGATTTACACGAATATCAATCAGGGAATCAAAACACCACCTGTGACCGGCAGCCGTTGGCTGGCACTGCAAGCGGCGGTGAGTTCGTTCTGTGAAATTCTTAGTGCCGCCAATGCACCACCCCGTGTAGCCGTCGTCACCTGGGCGGATACGATCGGCACGAACACAACGGAATATTCTCTGACCGGACAGACGTCCCCCGCAGTGACAGTTGATCTGGGGCTGACGTCCACGATGTCAGCCGTCAGTGCCGCGGTCCGCGCCCGTTCGACAAACGTGATGCTGGGCGCGACCAACATGTCTGCCGGCATGGATCAAGGGACGGCGATCCTGACCGCCAGCAATGTTCGGCCGTACGCCAAAAAAGTGATGATTCTGATGACCGATGGGCAATGGAACTCGGGACGCGACCCGGTGGTCGCTGCATCGGATGCGCTGGCGAAAAACATCACAATTCATTGCATCTGCTTTCTGAAGAACTCGGATCAAACGACGACTCAACGGATCGCATCGATGACGGGTGGCCAGTTCTACTATGCCAGTGACGCCGCGAGCTTAACGGCCGCATTTCAGAAGCTGGCGTATTCGTTGCCTGTCGTCCTGACCAAGTAA
- a CDS encoding proton-conducting transporter transmembrane domain-containing protein, whose translation MSMFDRELAFKALGLLVVGAPVAMFAILGLASLLRERPLSERTIARCVQSGILTGLVAAVAMLTMMLVYDDTQVPIAFGSWVHVSDHVHAHYHFVFKFEFDRLSVPFVILTFVLCGTVGAFANRYLHREPGFNRFFVLLSLFVVGMVTTSLAGTIETLFSGWELIGLSSALLVAYFHERPAPASNGLHVWIVYRISDAALLLASVALHHMKGEGDFDQFLIGEWPFGTTVLTSGQAFFVGLLLLVAAMGKSAMVPFSGWLPRAMEGPTPSSAVFYGALSVHLGAFLLLRFSPILHQSVPLQVIVVLVGLTTAIFAKFAGEVQTDIKSALTFASMTQVGLIFVEIGLGFQYLALIHILGHGCLRTLQFLRAPTILHDYRIMEDAIGERLPQFSGAWLSRISEQQRTWFYRLALERGYLDAFLKVKLVRPFLDVLRHCDALERRWTQKLSGTKTVEPIPSETPATLEELL comes from the coding sequence ATGTCCATGTTTGATCGCGAGCTTGCTTTCAAAGCACTCGGGTTGCTTGTCGTGGGTGCCCCCGTTGCGATGTTCGCGATACTTGGGTTGGCATCGTTGCTGCGAGAACGCCCACTGTCCGAGCGGACGATTGCACGCTGCGTGCAATCGGGCATTCTGACAGGGCTCGTTGCGGCCGTCGCGATGCTAACTATGATGCTCGTTTACGACGACACGCAGGTGCCGATTGCGTTTGGCAGCTGGGTCCACGTCAGTGATCATGTGCACGCGCACTATCACTTCGTCTTCAAATTTGAATTCGATCGTCTGTCCGTTCCCTTTGTGATTCTCACGTTTGTGCTCTGTGGCACGGTCGGCGCATTCGCCAATCGGTACCTGCACCGCGAACCCGGTTTTAATCGCTTTTTCGTGCTGCTGTCGCTCTTCGTCGTCGGGATGGTCACCACGTCGCTGGCCGGAACGATCGAAACGCTCTTCAGCGGTTGGGAACTGATTGGATTGTCGTCTGCATTGCTGGTCGCGTACTTTCACGAACGTCCGGCCCCGGCTTCGAACGGACTGCACGTCTGGATTGTGTATCGCATTTCGGATGCGGCGTTGCTCTTAGCATCCGTCGCGCTGCACCACATGAAGGGGGAAGGGGATTTCGATCAATTCTTGATTGGCGAATGGCCTTTTGGCACTACCGTACTGACGTCGGGTCAGGCGTTTTTCGTTGGTCTGCTGTTGCTGGTCGCCGCGATGGGAAAATCGGCGATGGTCCCTTTCTCAGGCTGGCTACCCCGCGCCATGGAAGGCCCCACGCCATCCAGTGCCGTGTTCTATGGCGCCCTGTCCGTTCACTTGGGCGCCTTTCTCTTGCTGCGTTTCAGCCCCATTCTGCACCAGTCTGTTCCACTGCAGGTCATTGTCGTTCTGGTGGGCTTGACGACCGCGATCTTCGCCAAGTTCGCAGGGGAAGTTCAGACGGATATCAAAAGCGCACTCACGTTCGCCTCGATGACGCAAGTCGGATTGATCTTCGTCGAAATTGGTTTGGGATTTCAGTACCTGGCGTTGATTCACATCCTCGGTCACGGTTGTCTACGAACACTGCAGTTCCTGCGTGCCCCGACCATTCTGCACGACTACCGCATCATGGAAGACGCGATCGGCGAACGATTGCCGCAGTTTTCCGGTGCCTGGCTCAGTCGCATCAGCGAACAGCAGCGCACCTGGTTTTATCGTCTGGCCCTGGAGCGCGGGTACCTCGACGCGTTTCTCAAAGTGAAGCTCGTACGGCCATTCCTCGATGTCTTGCGGCACTGTGATGCACTCGAACGCCGCTGGACACAGAAGTTGTCCGGAACAAAGACGGTGGAACCAATTCCTTCAGAGACGCCCGCCACGCTGGAGGAATTACTATGA
- a CDS encoding proton-conducting transporter transmembrane domain-containing protein, with translation MSELNFPWLEASVFICLFGAIWVAFVRDPFVASRRSLVFNSLALFTSVGAWIDYEFLLPQGDAQDLWNPLTDLVGRPIFVIDPLSAPLLSLVALLYFLVTLTTLRTKIRRFSFGWTLVSEAIVLATFSCEDPWLIIALLAAGTIPPYVELRARGQNTGVYVKHMLLFVILLVIGWTFVEMESQKRVHSLVAIIPLLIAVFIRSGIAPFHCWMSDLFERATFGTALLVAMPLVGAYATIRLVLPIAPDWVMRTIGLLSLMTTVYAAGIALVQTDARRFFCYLFLSYSAIVMVGLEAVTPISLTGALCMWMAVSVSLGGFGLTLRALEARRGRLSLVNFQGLYNHTPALAALFLITGLASVGFPGTFGFVGTEMLVDGAVEAFPFVGVAVVIASTLSGIAVVHAYFRLFTGTQHHSMVSLGICRRERFAVFTLMALIFIGGLMPQYNVASRQRASDRILKSRSAISGHPIPEDVHSGHEAG, from the coding sequence ATGAGTGAACTGAATTTTCCCTGGCTCGAAGCATCGGTCTTCATCTGCTTGTTCGGCGCCATCTGGGTCGCCTTTGTTCGTGATCCGTTCGTCGCCAGTCGGCGTTCGCTGGTCTTCAACAGCTTGGCACTGTTTACATCGGTCGGTGCGTGGATTGACTACGAATTCCTGCTCCCGCAAGGCGATGCTCAGGATCTGTGGAATCCGCTGACAGATCTGGTGGGGCGTCCCATCTTCGTGATCGACCCGCTAAGTGCACCGCTGCTATCTCTGGTTGCGCTCCTCTATTTTCTGGTGACACTAACAACCCTGCGGACGAAGATCCGACGGTTCTCGTTCGGTTGGACGCTGGTCTCAGAAGCGATCGTCCTGGCAACATTCAGCTGTGAAGACCCGTGGTTGATCATTGCCCTGCTTGCCGCGGGAACGATCCCGCCGTATGTCGAGTTGCGGGCTCGTGGTCAAAATACCGGCGTTTACGTCAAGCATATGTTGCTCTTCGTCATCCTACTGGTCATCGGTTGGACATTCGTGGAAATGGAAAGCCAGAAGCGCGTCCATTCGCTTGTTGCCATTATTCCGCTGCTGATCGCCGTCTTCATCCGTAGCGGGATCGCTCCCTTCCACTGCTGGATGAGTGACCTGTTTGAGCGCGCCACGTTCGGAACCGCGTTACTGGTTGCCATGCCACTTGTCGGAGCCTATGCCACGATTCGCCTGGTGCTTCCGATCGCCCCGGACTGGGTCATGCGGACCATCGGCCTGTTGTCTCTGATGACGACGGTCTATGCGGCGGGAATCGCTTTGGTGCAGACCGATGCCCGCCGTTTTTTTTGCTATTTGTTCCTGAGCTATTCCGCAATCGTGATGGTTGGACTGGAAGCGGTCACGCCAATCAGCCTGACGGGGGCTCTTTGCATGTGGATGGCTGTCAGCGTCTCGCTGGGGGGATTCGGCCTGACACTTCGCGCGCTCGAGGCCCGCCGTGGCCGATTGTCGCTCGTCAATTTTCAAGGGCTTTACAACCACACCCCCGCCCTTGCGGCCCTGTTCCTGATCACGGGATTGGCGAGCGTCGGCTTTCCCGGAACATTCGGTTTTGTGGGAACGGAAATGTTGGTCGATGGCGCTGTTGAAGCCTTTCCCTTCGTGGGGGTTGCCGTCGTCATTGCATCAACACTCAGTGGCATCGCCGTTGTACATGCCTACTTCCGCCTCTTCACCGGAACGCAGCATCACTCGATGGTTTCACTGGGGATTTGTCGACGTGAACGATTCGCCGTCTTCACGCTGATGGCGTTGATCTTCATCGGCGGCCTGATGCCGCAGTACAACGTGGCATCACGCCAGCGTGCGTCGGATCGAATTCTGAAATCACGCAGCGCGATTTCAGGCCACCCCATCCCAGAGGACGTTCACTCGGGACACGAGGCCGGATAA
- a CDS encoding TadE family protein, with protein sequence MNVIRRQPSPPSRRQGAATVEFAIVAPIVLAVFVGAIEFARANQIANAAAFSAYTGCRQGIIPGGSATAATSAAQTILDANFIGRSSITVTPSTITDTTTTITVGVAVSMDSVGWITPMFTKSKTILRSCTLTREKTAGN encoded by the coding sequence ATGAACGTGATTCGACGACAGCCATCACCCCCGTCACGTCGGCAAGGCGCCGCGACGGTCGAATTTGCGATCGTCGCCCCGATCGTGCTGGCGGTATTTGTGGGGGCCATCGAATTCGCCCGGGCCAACCAGATCGCAAATGCGGCCGCGTTTTCGGCGTATACCGGCTGTCGCCAGGGAATTATTCCCGGTGGTTCGGCAACGGCCGCAACGTCCGCCGCGCAAACGATCCTGGACGCCAATTTCATCGGCCGCAGCAGCATTACGGTGACGCCGTCAACGATCACCGACACCACAACCACGATCACCGTTGGTGTGGCGGTCAGCATGGACAGTGTGGGATGGATCACGCCGATGTTCACGAAGTCAAAGACGATTCTTCGAAGCTGTACACTCACACGAGAAAAGACCGCCGGGAACTAG
- a CDS encoding class I SAM-dependent methyltransferase: protein MSQSHAMNAPVSQPAKDDPYWGQSLASVGVKTIDRTLSANANWDEILQSGREEVALALSAAKMKTGRSLRLLDIGCGIGRLSYCLAEHFGEVVGVDIAEPMLVEAQSHNSSTNVTFRPMSLTTIEPGQDGTYDTIFANEVFHYLNWKTLTRYSEDAYRLLRPHGEYVFQMNMEPFSLVTRASLALRTVLYGIGVKQWRGWPTSPQFMRHYHPASAVHTMLQNVGFQDVRVATGRSIRQTWFVARRP from the coding sequence ATGTCTCAGAGTCACGCGATGAATGCACCTGTTTCTCAACCTGCAAAAGATGATCCATACTGGGGACAGTCGCTCGCCAGCGTCGGGGTGAAAACCATCGATCGCACGCTGAGTGCCAACGCGAATTGGGACGAGATTCTGCAATCGGGCCGCGAAGAAGTCGCACTCGCTCTCAGTGCGGCAAAAATGAAGACCGGGCGATCGTTGCGCCTGCTCGATATCGGGTGCGGGATCGGCCGACTGTCGTACTGCCTCGCTGAGCATTTCGGCGAAGTGGTCGGCGTTGATATTGCAGAGCCCATGCTCGTCGAAGCGCAATCACACAATTCCTCGACCAATGTGACCTTCCGCCCAATGTCGCTCACCACCATCGAGCCGGGACAGGACGGAACCTACGACACGATATTTGCCAACGAAGTTTTCCACTATCTGAACTGGAAAACGCTGACACGCTATTCCGAGGACGCGTATCGGTTGCTGCGTCCGCATGGCGAGTATGTCTTTCAAATGAATATGGAGCCATTCTCGCTGGTGACGCGTGCCAGCCTGGCACTCAGAACCGTCCTCTATGGGATCGGGGTGAAGCAATGGCGCGGCTGGCCAACCAGCCCGCAATTCATGCGGCATTATCACCCGGCCTCGGCAGTCCACACGATGCTGCAGAACGTGGGCTTTCAGGACGTCCGCGTCGCTACCGGACGTTCCATTCGACAGACGTGGTTTGTCGCCAGACGCCCTTAG
- a CDS encoding TadE/TadG family type IV pilus assembly protein has product MSLNVQMARRSARRPRTDRRSGAASVEFAVCLPMIAALVFGVIETSNAVFLQQALTASAYEAGNVVSAIGGTSASGIARANTVLTGLGIKSATIAVNPNVDANTPVGTTIVITCSAKLSSNSVTSWCLSGRTFTANYTVPRL; this is encoded by the coding sequence ATGTCCCTCAACGTTCAAATGGCCCGTCGGTCGGCCAGACGTCCGCGAACAGATCGGCGTTCCGGCGCGGCGTCGGTCGAATTTGCGGTGTGCCTGCCCATGATCGCGGCGCTCGTGTTCGGAGTCATTGAGACTTCCAACGCTGTCTTTCTACAGCAGGCATTGACCGCCTCGGCCTATGAAGCGGGGAATGTCGTTTCCGCAATCGGGGGTACATCGGCATCGGGTATCGCGCGTGCCAACACCGTTCTGACGGGACTGGGAATTAAATCCGCGACGATTGCGGTCAACCCCAATGTCGATGCCAACACCCCGGTTGGCACCACAATCGTCATTACCTGTTCGGCGAAGCTCAGCAGCAATTCTGTGACGAGTTGGTGTCTAAGCGGACGTACTTTTACAGCAAACTACACGGTCCCTCGCTTATGA